Within the Medicago truncatula cultivar Jemalong A17 chromosome 4, MtrunA17r5.0-ANR, whole genome shotgun sequence genome, the region GACTTTGTTGATTTGTTAACTGGAGAACCGATCAAAAACGAAGTCATCGAGAGTTATCTCACACTCATATTATTATCCTGAAAACACatcaattgattttatttcaataaattataatatgaaACAAATCAACAAAGGCTCCTTAGAGCGATTACACATTATGTTTAATCGCTCTAAATAGTTATATGTTGAGGTCCCACGTGTGTGACTAGAAACATGATACTTTGTTAAATTAGTTAAACGATGACATGATAAAAAAACATAGTCATTGACTCATTGATAGTTATCTAACAATCACTAGCGAACGAGAATTAagactcaattgatatatttttgacaTTTATGTGAAAAATTGAAGGTGCATAGAGAGCAACTCTCCGAGTTGACTTTGGGAGATAGAATtggtttctctctctagaatacACATCCTCTGacttctctctaaaattttcaaaagcCTTGCCTCCCTAGATCCAAATCAGCTTATGTTAGAGATGTAGAGGGTGGTGTTGGTGATGCGATGATGGATCTTCCATCCGCATCATCTCTCCTCCTAATTTTGTGTCTTGGTCCTGTTTTTCGTTAGCCAAACTCACGGtggccgccgcgccggagagTTCTGTTGGTCAGATTTTGCTCTTCTCCTTCCGGCGACCGACTCTCTCTTGGTTTAATCCTCCTTCGTCGCGTTTTGGTCGCTGCCTTTTGGAAGGAACTAGGAGGTTGGTGTTGGTTTTGTTATGGCCTTTAAAACTCGGATTTGGGTTGTCTTGGCTCTGGGTTTGTGTTTTGATTCTAGATCGTTGCCGTTGGTCCGAATTTGTTGGTTTGGTGGTTCAAGCTGGTTCTGTTTGGATACCGTTCGTGTATGCCGGGAGGTTTCGTGCAACTTCCGCCGTTAGGGTCCTTGGATCTCCTCTCCGCTTTTTGTTGGTTGGtctttgtgttttgttttttattttgtaggtttGTTGGATCTTCTCTGTTGGCTGGTTGTTTGTTTTGCGAGGTTTTCGGCTGTTTGTTCTGTGTTTGTTTCAgagattagggagcttagattCTGGCTTAGGGGGTGGTTTGGTTTCAATAACCCGAAAGGGCCTGCTTTGGTTTCAATAACCCGAAAGGGTCTGGTCATGTCAACCCGAAAGGGTCTGGTTACTGACGTATTGGACTCATCCCTCGATCCGAGTTCTTACGCGTGTATGCTCGAAAGGGCTTCTTTGCTTGCTGGTGTATTCAGGGAGCTGTTGGCACTAGGATTTtgttaccgtgttggcggtcaATCCATTCGCCTTTTTTTAACCTTAACTGTTCATTTGCAAAgttcatttttcatatttttttgtaactTAGTTTCGCGCCACTACGTGGTTTCGCTGGGTTGCACCCATGATAAGTGAATTTGTGTAATGATAGATTAGAGTTGATCCACCTGGTTTGATTTATCTTGATGTATTCCCGTTTGGGTTTTACGTGAGTCAGGTCTAATGTCTCCCATCCTCTTTATCTtcgtttttatttaatatattttctcttttgcttaaaaaaaataaatagagagcAACTCTCCCACCTTTGGTCTCAAGCCCATGCAGGATAAAAGTGGTTCGTCACAGGTCTCACATTAAGAAATGTTCCCTCACACTAAAAATACCCCTAACAACAGCTATTGCTGAAAGCCGTTTGATAGCAAGCGGCAGTTAATGAGCAAACCACCAATTTGGTCCTTATTTTTGTAAGTGATTCTCAAATTAGTCTctgactctattaatatttcaaaatagtatctgtctttgtcaaaaatttatcaattaagtCTCTCATCGTGTGAAAAAACATAGAAACATAAGtctaattgagaaacttttgacaatatttcaaaatagtttatgcctttgtcaaaagtttctcaaaCATATATTCTTTTCATAGAACGaaagatttaattaaattttttttgacaaagaccGAGACTACTTTAAAACATTAACAAAGTCACATTAACcaatttgatggtttactcCGCAATTAATTGTTGTGTGGGGTATTTTGGTACGAGGGAACAATTCTtgaagttaaaaaaagaaaagaagcaaAATCCACTACAAACGGCTAGCAACACAACACAAAGTAGTTGAGTGCAGCAGGATAACGTTAAAGCGCGCGGTGGTAGGAGTGAAATGGTACTACTTTTCAATAACTTGCAGTTTTCTCGGTGGACATTCTTCAAACACCTTACGCCCCGGAAATACACTACTCTCTGTCAGAACAATTCCACATCCAATCTCTCCCATTTCCTAACCCTAACCTCTCGCCAGAAAGACCAAATTCATCTCTACGTTGACACACTTCTTCAATGGAACAAGGTagtttatttattcacttttctcTTCTCACACACAACCACAACAATAACGCTGAATCGTCTTTAACACACTCAttttttgtaattgtaattgCAGCGCATGAATCTAACTGCAGTTAAAGAAGTGAATGAAGTTATGGAAAGACACATTGAGGACTCCCTCGCGATTTTGCCTCCGTTGAGCGATAATTATATGAGTCATAGCAGCAAATCCATTGATAAGGTTAAACTCGTTGATGTAGGAACTGGTGCAGGTCTTCCGGGAGTAGTTTTGGCCATTGCTCGACCAGGTGAAGTGAATTTCATTTATAGTAATGTAATCGCTTTCTTAACCAAAGTGTTATTGTTAGATGGAGTCATTTTTGATGTGTGATTTAGGCCCTGTTTATatagcataagcgcttatcatataaacatttggataaacagcttatttgcaGCTTTTAGTAcaagcacttatcatgatacttgcttatgtataagctgtTTCTATAgcagaagataaaataaagttaaattgctTTCGTATAGCCTgtaatttgttttcataaaccatgttggagaacttatgaaaataagctgaaaattgCTTGTGAATAATGTCATAAGTTATCTTCATAAGTTTTCGCAAGCGATCACACAAAAGTTATGTTAgtagataaattcaaataagcCAGTCCAAATAGAATAAAGTCAatctgttttcatataagctataaaatgttttcataagctatttgttagcttatgaaaataagctgaaaacaaatTATGTACATGTTACAAGCTATTTTataatctcttttaaaaaatctcTTAAGTGCTTATGTTTGTTGATAAGATCGATAAACTAATCAAAACTGGCCCTTAATGCTATAGATTGGGATGTAACACTGATGGAGTCTATGAACAAGCGGTGCGTTTTCTTGGAGCACGTTGTGGGTGTTATCGGTTCCTCCAACCTTCAAATTGTAAGAGGAAGAGCAGAGGTAAATCCATTTCTTTTAATAagaatttttaatttgattattcaATGTGTTTCTTGAAATGGTAATGGGCGCAGGACAGAGTTTGGGGCAGAATCTTTGCTACAGAGAGAAATTTGACATAGCTGTAGCCAGGGCGGTTGCAGAGACGAGAGTATTAGGTACTATTGGGGACATCCTGATAATTTAATACTTTATTTCCGAGTAAATACTTAACTTGATCCTTGGAATTGTAAGGTTGTATCAATATAGTACTCCATATTATCAATATTCAAGATTCCACAATGATACTTGAAATTGCAAAATGTTAATCAAATTTGTCCATCTGTTTGATTGTGGTATTAAAATGCATCACTGGCATTATTCActtactttcaatttttttccacaTTATGACCAACTTAATTTCATTCCAGTCCCTTCAAATTCCAACAGAAGGATGCATTTGATTAAAACCTTGAAATTCGAGGTACCATGTTGATCTGGAATATCGATAATGTGAGGGACTAGATTGATACAGTCCTACAATTCTAAGGACTAATTTGAGTATTTACTCCTTTACTTCCATAATAACACTTGTGGTTATTTTCTTACTATGGTGTTTGCTTCTTGTTATTTGTTTTCCAGCTGAGTATTGTCTACCGTTGGTTCGTGTTGGGGGAATGTTTATTGCTGCCAAGGGTCATGATCCTGAGGTATGTAACAGATGCTAGATATATTTTCAAGTGTTGATTCTTATCTTATGCTGGTATTTACTATTTATTGATGCTTCAGTGGCTGCTTTCCTACAAGAAATGTCtgagaactttttttttaaccacaAGAATTGTGGGTAATTTGTATCTGTGATACCTAGTCTTAAATCTTACTTGAATTTCTATGTTTTAATCCTTACACTGAGAAAATCACTAGCTTCTCCTGTTCGGTAAATAGACCGGGAAACACAGACAAATTGCAATTGTTAATAATTCTTGTAGATAGTATGCAAGGAATGTATATTTAGAAAAGAGAAAACGGAATAGGCTGATAGTTATTCCCCTgaataaaaaactatatttaaGAATATGAAAATTAGATCAGACTGGATTAGTCTGACTGGTCAAACTGTGAACCATTTCATTGGGTGGTTCAGTCTAAGTCTTTAACTTCTCTAACCGGTAATTTAAAAATCAGTTATTGAACCACCGCACTGGTTGCAAACTGTCTTGATTTGAGTGGAGTGGACCTGTTTGATGACTAGTTAAAGCTTTATTAAACCAAAATACAATTTCTTTGTTGAGTATTGAACCATGGTTGTTAAGGAGGATTCAGATCTGCTTTCTTATTCACGTGTCTCCTCTCttgttttttcaattgaaaAGTGAACTGAACAAAAGTATTGtctcttttaagttttaaggGGCAGCATGCTCTCTCTTAGTTGTTTGTTTTCTAGCAAAGgtgtaattttcaattaaagGAACAAGCAAGGAAACGAGAAAAAAGGACAGATGATTTGATTCTTACCAATGGAAACATTTGGACTATGCTTTTTACCATTGTTCCACTTAAAGTTGTTaacttgttattttcttttctaattctttATAATATATAATCTTGAAGTGCATTCatgttaagaaaaatgttagtcATAATACTTTCTAACATGCCCTTTTCAACAATATATTACTGGACTGAATTCATGTGTCGACTTTTGGAATGGATCCCACATATGGAATCAGACCGATATTATTAAGGGGACCCACATAAATACGACCAAACAAAATTGCGTTACTAGTATTATTTGTTATCATTTATTcgtatttttctattatttaacTCATATGTATACCtcttattattgtttatttattctttGAGACATATTATGGTTCTTTTAAGTGGATTTAAATTTgacttattttgttttcttatgcaATTTAGtttattgtttaatatataCCTCTAACACACACAATTATAGCCTACTGGCTTCATCCGGATCAATTTCATGtccaatttttaaaaacatgGATGAAAGCACACCGACAAATAACTTCCGTGTCAATATAAAACTTCATTTTATTGGCACCACTATCATCGCAAACCGCAAAGTCTTCACACTATCATTTAATGATTTGGTGGCACTTCATTAAATGTACATGACATCTCTAGTCTTGCTGAATCATTTTGTTGCATTTCTATAAATATCCCACATATTTGAAATTGTGAACCATCTATTAATTTTGTGTATAATAAACTCGGATAGGATGAAGTTAAGAAAGCTGAAAACGCCATCAAGAAAATGGGGGCATCATTATTGCAAGTATGCTCAGGTACACAGCTCTAGACCCCGGAACTTAACTCTTGCTATACATAGTTTTGTGCCAAGTTTGTTTTATTCCTAAAAGGAATCAAAATGCTATGATTTTTTGAGTTCCTGCGAATATCAAAATCCTATATTCGCAGGAAACTTGCATTTGTGTTCCTACGAATATAggattttaatatatattttcagtGAAGTGGAGAGATTTATAACTTCCCAGTCAGATAGTTCTTGTAACCaacatataaatttttgaatattAATATGACAAGCTTAAGCCGTAACATCAGTTTTCAAGGTTTTGATTCCCCTCCCCCTCATTCTCTTAGTTCGAATAATCTGGAGCTTAGAGAGTGATGACtcttttttactcaaaaaatgTGAGGGCAGTAAACTGTAAAAGTCAGGCTAGCTGTACCTGTGGATCAAGGTACATACTACATAAGTGATTACTGATAGTTTTATTTGAAATGGACCGAGGCTGAATGATAGAGGATAACTTTTTGTTAGGAAGAATGGAGTGATTAAAATTTGCTGTTTTATTTCATAGGCAAAGTTCAAAATACCTTAATTTCTTTAAGTAAAGAAACTCATAATCCTATATCCATTGTATTGTATAACGAAATTctagttggatttttttttaaatcactaacaattaattcctaattaaagGAAGTTCTAGCAACTGTAAATACACATTTCTTACACTCCTAAATGACTAAATTTCACTATCGCATGCTGCACATTAGAAGATTACCCTACCTGTTTGACTTTTGATTATATTTGTCTTCCCTGGCATTTTTAGAAATAGTTAATTCTGGCTATACCCTTATGTTGATTATTTCTATTCCAAGAGTTTGTGTTTCATTTCTGTTTATCGTTTCATCGTCGATGGATGAGCTAgcttattgaaataattttaccTTGATGTTACATGTTCAGTGGAATCGCAAAGCCCATATGGTCAGCGTACTGCTGTCATATGTCTGAAGGATCGTCCCACCCCAATGAAATATCCCCGTTTTCCTGGGACACCAAGTAAAGAACCATTGTAAGATGGATGCTCAGTCTATTGGCTGTATTCTGCTGTTCTTCTGACCCAATCCTATCACTTTTTTTTGAACCATTGTCTGAGAGAAGGACCCATATGATGTGCACCATCGACCTGATTTTCGGCTCATATAGGACAAatttttgatataatttattataattgtaGTGTTCTTTTTTGAATAGTAAGGGTCCTATGAGTTATGACTTTGTTATAGTATATCTTGTGATGCTACTCTACTTGCACACATACAAAGCATTGCAATATGCCTTgtcctatatataaaaaaaagttgggcCAACAATAGTTGATGTATCTACTTCAAAACTTAGACGacatacatcaacttttgttaagcaaactttttcttatatataggaccAAAAGGACTTTTGGTGATTACGATTATGATTTACTTTGAGTCTTTGGAGACATTGATGAACCTGAAGGCAATGCAGAAATCTCTTGTGACAATGACAAGGGAAATAACTAGATATATAATTGTAGATGTCCGTTGCCATATGTGTGATGCCAATTATCCTAGAAGTATGTTTTAAAAGTTGGACCTTCAATCTTTGTTTACTTGTTATTATTATCTTGGATTTGCAATAAGTTCAGATTACTCTGCTCAATAAATTTGATATTGTCTCAACTCCCTGGCTGATTATGCATATCTTGTTCTTTCCtgtgatttattattattaagggTAGTAGATTGACTTTGAAATTCATGGAGAAATTAAGAAAATCATACTACTCGTATAATTAGGGAACTATGCTCCAATGTTTACTTTCATATCATATCTTTCAGTTGGTTCTCCATTCGTGATTGTCAATATGTGGGTTTGAGACAGATTTATATATcgatatatagatagatagatacatTTATAAGTGCTATGTTGAAAGCCATATTGAAAGTCAAAATCACATCGGTGCTCAAAATGCAAAGAGCCTAAGCCTGAGTGAAGGATAGGGCAAAGATGAAAATTCCACCCAATAAATTAGGAGATAACTAGTTATCTGAGAGCAATTGTGGACATGAAAGTTCAGTTGGAGCTCTCATCCCATGTGTTGGGAGCATGTACAATATGTCCCAGTGTTCCTACCAAGAATGTGGAGCTGGAGTCCAACAAGCACAAAAAGTGGAACTCGTGctaaaaaattagagaaagagAACATAAGAGATCCTCCGTGCTGCTTTTCTGGTTTGTGCCTTGGTGGTTTGATTGCAACAGCAGAAGGTGTCATGTTGGTTTGATGGCTGGTTTGTTTCATTGAAGTAGCTCACTAAGTGGAGTATGGTTTATCATTGCCAATTTTATTACAGAGTAGCAGTTTCATTATTGTgttgctttattttattattttttaactttgatTGTATCTGTACTGTTATATTCGGCTTTAAAGAAGGCAATGTATGAGTgcataattcaaatatttgattcatttaaatCACCAATATGCGACTCAGGTATGCAATACCAACTTTTATAGTAGTAAGTTGTTCTTGATTTGTTTGTATGAAGCCAGAAGTCTGTATGTAATAAAATGATAAGAGTGAAACAATTAAAGATATTGGTCACATACCTAGTTTCTTGGTAATAAGCGTTGAGGTTGAGGTTCTTCAACAGGCTTCATCTAAGaacttaaaaaattgttttggtcAAGTGTGATTTCCAAGAGCTACTTGAAGCATGTTTTGTGATACAGTTCATCAGTGTGAAAGGAGTTAGATAAATAAACTTAACATTGATATTTAATAGTAATGGATAGCAAGTTCAAGTAAGATCAACAACCTAATTATATACTTAACGATAGATAGCAAATAGACTTTTTGTTCTAGTGAGCTAATCAGCACAATAATTTATTCTtggaaggaaaaataaaaatgaagaaaaatgtaGTAGATAGATATCAAAATCAACAGCACAGACCAAACTTGTATATGTAAATATTCTTACTATGGTGATTGTGCAATGCTTTCCATACACTCTCAACCTAACATGTGTTATTCacacacaaacaacaataatatgaGCTCAAAAATCAAGCACTGACACAATTGAGGGAAGGGAATTTGTGATTAAATTGATGATCATAGTTACTTGAATTGGCCGGAACCTTCTTCAATATTGTCAATCTGTTATGCCCTTCTAAGATTGTATTTATGTTGATAACCATGCTGCTAGTATATGGTTTCTGTTGACTCATCCtacaatgaaatgaaaatggTAGAAACAATAAATAGTATGGTGGTACTAATATAACTCTAGACAAACACCTAAATACAAGAGTAAGGTGGTGGTAGTGTACACCTTCAAAAAGGGTAAGATAATACTGAATCTATTGTTgattagtaaaattaaaaaacaatgctGACATGGTATTCTTAGAAAGCATACTATCTTAGACatgtttcaataaaaaaaaaaaaaatcgtaaataaacaaatataatatcaggTGTTTTATTGTCAAAAAATGCAATCAAATTTAGACTCACTTGCAAGTTTCGAATAGGaggattattttaatttttttgacatgaAAATAAGATTTTCATTAGAGAAATAATAAGTCATAACAAATGCAATTCATGGCAAGGTCTGGACCATTTTACAACCAAAGTCCTAGAATTCATGTGCTGCAGTATTTCTTTACAGTCCAGAATTATATGGTCAATGTCAGCATGCTTTCACCTGGCTACCCAAGCCGTGTGTTAAAGTTTCTGCGTCTGAGTCAATGATCAAATTGTGGAAATCTTGCATCTAAACCCGTTGCAAACACCATATCAAGGCTAGGGATTCAACCATCAGAGGAGATAGTGTAATATCTTCCTTCCTTGTAGCTGCGAAGGCCACAGAACCTGCATAACTGCGCACTAGAAAGCCATAACCAGTACAACATTCAAAACAACCAACACCAACATTAATTTTCAGCCTCTGTACAGGTAGAGTAATGGAGTAGCCACATTTGGACAGAGTGTTTCCAGTTTTACACCCTTTCTTGCTAGATTAATTCAGTCAGGACTCGGGAAGATATTCATGTCTGGTATCTAAAGGAAATTCGTCACACTATTAAGTACAGTGGCTCTCCACACTTCCTTCCAAAGGTCTTGGCTTCTTCTGTAGGATGACTCGAGAGCATCTTCGCTCCTAGTGTCTCTCAGGAGAAGAGATGGTATGGGCATCAAGAGTAGTTTCCATCATGTTTCCAATGCCAACATACCATAATGAAATGGGAATGTTTCTAATTTGTTGAACTTCAAAGGGATTAAAGATGCTCTTAGCATACGATGGTTAAGCTTTTAGCATGGGAATAAAAAATGCAGAGTTGTTTAACTCATGTCTTACACGTATGAAGATTAGAGAACTACAAAGTAAATactcttagggtgtgtttggattcaaggtttaggaggggaagggaggggaggactcacttttattttttaaattacgaagtATTACATGATCATTTATAATGctgttaattcaattttttaaaaatcattttataatgtctttaaattaaaaaaggaatgtaagccctcccctcctaaaccctcttTCCAAATACACCCTTAATAAAGTAAGTCAAAAAGAATTAATATAAGTAATTAAAGGTAGTACTATCATGTATCTACTTTTCATTCATATTCCACATTCTATTGATCTTACCAACTTTCTTGTGAATTCTCTTAGCTTAAGACTTCTTTTGTTGGGCATCCCAATCTCTTCTTTTGATTGTTTgtaattcatattcatattttgttCAATTCAAGTATTGTGGAAAGAATAAGAGAGTCACGGAAGAAAAAATAGGGCACGTTGCAATGAATTTGTCAAGATAAATCATTGAAcaaataatatcatttttaatgTCTAGGGCACGTTGCAATGAATGTCTAGAATGTAAGAAATTATATCATGCACAAGGTAGTGAATAGaaattaaaactattttattgtGTCAATAGTTAGTACATTAGTAAGGTGAGATCAGTAAATTTGCAGTATTAGCTTGGAAGtatttgtttgtaaaaaaaatccaatcatCACAAATCCCGTATTCAAAACTTAATTTCTTATGCAGGAAGCATACTCCCTATCTCTGAGTCAAAGGTCGTTGAGGTTAGTGATATAGCTTAGATTAACATACGAGTTTTTTCAACTGAGATAAGTAAAGTTCTTTGTAAGGGTTTAACACTTAGCAGTAACAATATATCAGCTAATCGAAGAAGAACTGGATAATCTGTACTCATTTATTGATTGCATTGAAACATTACAAGATAAGTTGATCAGTTATCAAAAGGAAACTTATGGAACTATGTCCATTTGGAGTAAAACAATGAAGTAGCAGAGAAGGGGATAAGAAATAAAGAAGTCATTATGGTGTTCTAAACACGTTGAAAAAAATGCTTATCATCCATAATCCATTAGATTGTATATTAACTCGGAATTGAGAAGGAAGTGGCCTTCCTATATTATATCTTTTGATATCCAAACAGGTCAATAAGAATTCCaagtttatacaaaaaatagagCTAAATATCAGTTTGACTTCCATCTGCCAATATGAGATCTGAGATCAGAGATGCGCAGTCAAAGGTAGTTCAAAAAATCTTAGCGGTAGCTAATtctgttagtttgttttaattcaagtttagtttcAGTGATAATCACAATCAGTGGTTAATCACaagtttgttttagtttgttatgaagtttgttacaagtttgttagaggtTAGCAAATAAGGTTgttagagtttgttacattgcttgtgCTTCAAGCAACGTTTAGACTTGTATATAAGACCATTATCTTGTACATTCATAAGTAGAATCAATAAAGATCAtttacaatttcatcataactttcttctctctcaattctctctAATTCACATAAAACCTTAGAATcagaaactgcttctgaactgcttctgaacagtgcttctgaactgcttctgaacagtgcttctgaactagcttctgaacaagcttCCGCTTCTGATTTTCTGCGCTAtcaaattggtatcagagcctttGGTTTCGTTCTAAGGGGTAATCAAGATCTTCAATCACGCAATTTGTAGAAAGAAACGCTGAAGGAAACACCATGAATGGTAGCAGCAGTTTCAACACACATCTTCCAATTCTTGAAGCACGCAATTGGGAAAGATGGAGTGCAGTGATGAAGAATCTGTTTGGAGCACAAGATTTGTTGGAAATTGTGCAGGATGGTATACATGAATTAGCTGCGAATGCTACTGAGGTGCAAAGGAACGCACACaaggaattgaagaagaaagattgcaAGGCTCTGTTCTTGATTCAACAAAGTCTTGATGAAGGAAACTTTGAAAGAATCTCAAAATCACTGAGTTCAAAGGAAGCATGGGACATTCTTTCAAAGTATCATGAAGGTGATGATAAAGTGAAGTTGATTAAGCTTCAATCTCTGAGAAGGAAATTTGAGCTGATGCAAATGGAAGATGATCAGAAGATTTCTGAGTACATCTCTAAACTCATCAATCTTGTGAATCAGATGAAGGCTTGTAGTGAAGCTATCACTGATCAGCAGATAGTTGAAAAGATTATGAGGACCCTATCTTCAAGGTTTGATTTCATTGTGATGGCAACTCAGGAATCAAAAGATGTTAAGACATTGAAGATTGAGGAGCTGCAGAGTTCATTAGAAGCTCATGAATTGATGGTTTCAGAAAGAAGCAATGAAAGATCAATTCAACAAGCCCTGCAAGTTCAAACTATCAAAAAGGATGATTATGATaggaagaacttcaagaaagggaagaaaaacTCTAAGGGAGGAAACTGGTCTAAAGGCAAGAACAATGGATCTGATAAAGGTGAATCTTCAAAGGAAGGAAATTctaatcaaaagaagaaagttGATAAGAAGAAGATTCAGTGTTTCAAATGTGAGAAATTTGGACACTATGCCTCTGAATGCTGGTCTGGTAAAGGAAAGCAatcaaaaaatgatgaagaggAAGCCAAAATTGCACAAGATGATTCAGATTCTGAATCATTATTCATGATGGTTACAACAACTAGTAATGAGAGCTGCAATTCAGAAAGTTGGTTCTTAGATACTGGTTGTTCTAATCACATGACAGGAAACAAGACATGGTTAAGAGAAGTGGATCCTGGAAGAAATACAAAGGTGAAGCTTGCAGATCATAGAGTCTTGGTTGCAGAAGGAATGGGGAATATTGCTATTGAAGGAAAGAATGGGAAAGTGGCAATAATTGAAGAAGTTCTCTATGTTCCTGGAATGCAGTGCAATTTGCTGAGTGTAGGTCAGTTCATTCAGAAAGGATACTCAGTTACTATGAAGGACAACACCTTTAAGTTGTTTGATAATCATCAAAGGTTAGTTTTGAAAACTCCTCTTGCAAAGAATAGAACTTTTCAGACCAATATGAAAGCTGTAGAACTGAACTGTTTATCTGCTatggtaaaagatgaagatagttGGTTATGGCACTATAGATTTGGTCATCTCAATTTTAGAGGTCTtaatcaattggttgataaagaAATGATTCTGGGAGTTCCTAAAATTGAGATACCTAACACAGTCTGTGGTACTTGCTTGTTGGGAAAGCAACCAAGAAGTGCATTCAGTTCAAGTTCAGCAAGTAGATCAAAGGAGCTGCTTAATGTTGTATATTCAGATGTGTGTGGTCCTTTAGAGGTTCCTTCATTAGGaggaaacaaatatttcatcagTTTTGTTGATGAGTTTAGCAGAAAACTCTGGTTATATTTGATCAAGGCCAAAAGTGAAGCATTTGATATGTTCCAGAAGTTTAAAATCTTAGTTGAAAAACAGAGTGGTAAATCCATTAAGATTTTAAGAACTGATGGTGGTGGAGAGTATACCTCAAAGGTGTTTGAGAAGTTTTGTGAAGACAATGGCATTGTACATGAAGTCACTGCTCCTTATACTCCACAACACAATGGTTTGGCTGAAAGAAGGAATAGAAGCCTGCTTGACATGACCAGAAGTATgctaaagatgaagaagatgcctAATACATTTTGGGGAGAAGCAGTAAGAACTGCAG harbors:
- the LOC11412051 gene encoding ribosomal RNA small subunit methyltransferase G isoform X1, encoding MVLLFNNLQFSRWTFFKHLTPRKYTTLCQNNSTSNLSHFLTLTSRQKDQIHLYVDTLLQWNKRMNLTAVKEVNEVMERHIEDSLAILPPLSDNYMSHSSKSIDKVKLVDVGTGAGLPGVVLAIARPDWDVTLMESMNKRCVFLEHVVGVIGSSNLQIVRGRAESLGQNLCYREKFDIAVARAVAETRVLAEYCLPLVRVGGMFIAAKGHDPEDEVKKAENAIKKMGASLLQVCSVESQSPYGQRTAVICLKDRPTPMKYPRFPGTPSKEPL
- the LOC11412051 gene encoding ribosomal RNA small subunit methyltransferase G isoform X2; the encoded protein is MVLLFNNLQFSRWTFFKHLTPRKYTTLCQNNSTSNLSHFLTLTSRQKDQIHLYVDTLLQWNKRMNLTAVKEVNEVMERHIEDSLAILPPLSDNYMSHSSKSIDKVKLVDVGTGAGLPGVVLAIARPDWDVTLMESMNKRCVFLEHVVGVIGSSNLQIVRGRAESLGQNLCYREKFDIAVARAVAETRVLAEYCLPLVRVGGMFIAAKGHDPEDEVKKAENAIKKMGASLLQVCSVRIIWSLESDDSFLLKKCEGSKL